The following proteins are co-located in the Halococcus salsus genome:
- a CDS encoding EamA family transporter: MTGVRDIEMNYLGWALFALVGYSIFTPLASLAIRNAPSSVVAVVANGILLFAAVAVSLYEGDQFLTYLTGRTGIYMVAAGVFLAVGILAYYRALAAGPVSVVTPIFGMFLVGSSLLSILFLSESFTLQKGAGIALAVVAVYLTATG, translated from the coding sequence ATGACTGGAGTTCGTGATATCGAGATGAACTACCTCGGCTGGGCGCTGTTCGCGCTCGTCGGCTACAGCATCTTCACCCCGCTCGCCTCGCTCGCGATCCGGAACGCGCCCTCCAGCGTGGTCGCGGTGGTCGCCAACGGCATCCTCCTGTTCGCGGCGGTCGCGGTGAGCCTCTACGAGGGCGACCAGTTCCTCACCTATCTCACGGGTCGAACCGGGATCTACATGGTGGCCGCGGGGGTCTTCCTCGCGGTCGGCATCCTCGCCTACTACCGCGCGCTCGCTGCGGGCCCGGTGAGCGTCGTCACCCCCATCTTCGGGATGTTTCTGGTGGGCAGTTCGCTGCTCTCGATCCTCTTCCTCAGCGAGTCGTTCACCCTCCAGAAGGGTGCCGGCATCGCGCTCGCCGTCGTCGCGGTCTATCTCACCGCCACCGGATAG
- the trmY gene encoding tRNA (pseudouridine(54)-N(1))-methyltransferase TrmY — protein sequence MRQFVVLGHEAPLSPDFSLDDLAGAAGRLDVLCRCVTAALCLSHGIREDVRVWLVLQDEFTVRFEGSEVRNLNPDERSTAALVRGALDAKNGAIGHMAAESSPGVSIVRFGFEDVLDEVDGTVIELHEDGNPVGEVDPPADPVFVLSDHRDFTAGEADLLEARAAARVTLGPERLHANHAIPVAHNWLDTEGFRRYEPESTTG from the coding sequence GTGCGCCAGTTCGTCGTTCTGGGTCACGAAGCGCCGCTCTCGCCCGACTTCTCGCTCGACGATCTGGCCGGTGCGGCGGGCCGCCTCGACGTGCTCTGTCGGTGCGTGACCGCGGCGCTGTGTCTCTCGCACGGCATCCGCGAGGACGTCCGCGTCTGGCTCGTCTTGCAGGACGAGTTCACGGTGCGCTTCGAGGGGAGCGAGGTGCGGAACCTCAACCCCGACGAGCGCTCGACGGCGGCGCTGGTTCGTGGGGCGCTCGACGCGAAGAACGGTGCGATCGGCCACATGGCGGCCGAGAGTTCGCCGGGGGTGTCGATAGTCCGGTTCGGGTTCGAGGACGTGCTCGACGAGGTCGACGGCACCGTGATCGAACTCCACGAGGACGGCAACCCGGTGGGGGAGGTCGACCCACCCGCGGACCCGGTGTTCGTGCTCTCGGACCACCGGGACTTCACCGCGGGTGAGGCCGACCTCCTCGAAGCGCGGGCCGCGGCGCGAGTGACCCTCGGCCCCGAGCGCCTCCACGCGAACCACGCGATACCGGTGGCGCACAACTGGCTCGATACCGAGGGGTTCAGGCGGTACGAACCCGAATCCACGACCGGATGA
- the aglM gene encoding UDP-glucose 6-dehydrogenase AglM, with protein MNVSVVGSGYVGTTVAACLADLGHDVVAIDIDQEIVDTVNAGETPIHEPGLPELVEEHADGRLRATTEHDALTDTDVTILAMQTPSREDGSIDLSVLKAGTRDTGKALAEKDGYHLVVVKSTVIPGMIEEEIEPVLEEASGKTAGEGFGVAVNPEFQSQGSAVEDFMHPDKLVFGAEDERAFGALHELYNPLVEANDGVPVVETGQREAAMVKYANNVFLAGKISLINELGNICKEFDVDSYEVADAIGLDERISEKFLRSGVGWGGSCFPKDTDALRAAARSVDYEPQLLDAVVGVNDGQPRRMLDLLAQHVDLDGNRIAVLGLAFKPGTDDIRGSRATVAIDGLLERGADVVAYDPVAADAMAEKFPDVEYVASAAAALDDAHGALVLTDWDEFGALDDEFETMRSQIVVDGRRIVEPREGMTYEGLTW; from the coding sequence ATGAACGTCAGCGTCGTCGGCAGCGGCTACGTGGGAACCACCGTCGCGGCGTGTCTCGCGGACCTCGGACACGACGTGGTGGCGATCGACATCGATCAAGAGATCGTCGACACCGTGAACGCGGGCGAGACGCCGATCCACGAACCGGGCCTGCCCGAACTCGTCGAAGAACACGCCGACGGCCGACTGCGGGCGACCACCGAACACGACGCGCTCACGGACACCGACGTGACGATCCTCGCGATGCAGACCCCCTCGCGCGAGGACGGCTCGATCGATCTTTCAGTACTGAAGGCCGGCACACGGGACACGGGCAAGGCGCTCGCCGAGAAGGACGGCTACCACCTCGTCGTGGTCAAATCCACCGTCATCCCGGGGATGATCGAGGAGGAGATCGAGCCCGTCCTCGAAGAGGCCTCGGGGAAAACGGCGGGCGAGGGGTTCGGTGTCGCGGTCAACCCCGAGTTCCAGAGCCAGGGTTCGGCGGTCGAGGACTTCATGCATCCCGACAAGCTCGTCTTCGGTGCCGAGGACGAGCGAGCGTTCGGGGCGCTCCACGAACTCTACAACCCGCTCGTGGAGGCCAACGACGGCGTGCCGGTCGTCGAGACCGGCCAGCGCGAGGCGGCGATGGTGAAGTACGCCAACAACGTCTTCCTCGCGGGGAAGATCAGCCTGATCAACGAGCTCGGAAACATCTGCAAGGAGTTCGACGTGGACTCCTACGAGGTCGCCGACGCCATCGGGCTCGACGAGCGGATCAGTGAAAAATTCCTCCGGTCCGGCGTCGGCTGGGGCGGCTCGTGTTTCCCGAAGGACACCGACGCGCTCCGGGCGGCGGCGCGCTCGGTCGACTACGAACCCCAGCTCCTCGACGCGGTGGTCGGGGTCAACGACGGCCAACCCAGGAGAATGCTCGACCTGCTCGCCCAGCACGTCGACCTCGACGGGAACCGTATCGCGGTGCTCGGGCTCGCGTTCAAACCCGGCACCGACGACATCCGTGGCTCGCGCGCGACGGTCGCCATCGACGGGCTGCTGGAGCGCGGTGCGGACGTCGTGGCCTACGACCCGGTGGCCGCCGACGCGATGGCCGAGAAGTTCCCCGACGTGGAGTACGTCGCGTCGGCCGCGGCGGCGCTCGACGATGCTCACGGGGCGCTCGTGCTCACCGATTGGGACGAGTTCGGGGCGCTCGACGACGAGTTCGAGACGATGCGTAGTCAGATAGTCGTCGACGGCCGGCGGATCGTCGAGCCGCGCGAGGGGATGACCTACGAGGGGCTGACGTGGTGA